The following is a genomic window from Nicotiana tabacum cultivar K326 chromosome 3, ASM71507v2, whole genome shotgun sequence.
tattctcatctctgctactttcatcttctgggtgtgtgagttctttaccggccaacactAAGTTGCATACAACATGGCAGACTCAAGTACTACAATTGCAGCTCCGATTTctctataacaacagttaccattTCCCAGCTGCTGCAGAGCAAATCAACAACATTATGGATACAGAGTCACTACATGGTTCTATTATCTTCTCTACCGTTGGCAGAACCAATTACGGCTTCGATATCTTCTGCCTCaaatctcccttttcttttcttgattCTCAACTCCATAGTACCCAATATCCCACAGAGCACCGCCTTACGGATGGTTCCTCCGTTAATTTCAACGGCCAGTTCGTTGACGAAGATCAGACTCTTGTCTTTGTTTCCGAGAGATCAGGCTCTCCTCGCATTTACTTGCAACGTCCCTCCCAATTAAAGATTGAACAACTTCCTGATGGGAGCCCTGATAGCCTATTTCTCGACCGTCCTCTTCTTGGAAATAAACGCCTCTATTATATCTCCGCTCACCAGCCGCCCGAACAAATTTTCACTAGCTGGTCCGCTCTTTATTCCACCACCCTCGACGATGAAAAGACTGCTGTCCGCTTGACTCCTTACGGCTGTGTTGATTACAGTCCAGCTATTTCGCAATCTGGACACTTGATTGCAGTTGCATCCTATGGAGACCGTCGCTGGCCTGGTGAATTCCATGATCTGACCACTGATATTGTTGTTTTTTCAGAATCCAATCCCAGCAAGCGGACAGTCGTGTGCCAACACGGTGGCTGGCCAACTTGGTCAGGTGATTCGACTATTTATTTTCACCGCCAAGCTGACGATGGTTGGTGGAGTATTTTTAGAGTTGATTTGCCAGAGGGTCTCTCGACTTTGCAATGTGCTGATCCGGTTCGAGTCACTCCTCCTGGCGTGCACTGCTTTACTCCTGCAGCTGCCACTCACAGCTCCAAAGCTGTAATTGCTATTGCCACTAGAAGACCCGGTAAGAGCCATCGCCACATTGAGATTTTCGATGTTGAGTCACACAAGTTCTATCCTGTGACTGAGTTGCTTAATCCTACCATTCACCATTACAATCCGTTCTTCTCTCCTGAAGCTACGTTTCTCAGTTATCACAGATTCAGGGGTGAATCATCACCAGGAGATGCAACTATTCCTAACTTGGACCCGGTTATTTCTCCGACAAAAGGACTGAGAATGCTGAGGCTTAACGGATCATTCCCTTCCTTCTCTCCCTCGGGTGATTTTATTGCATTCAATCAAGATTTTAATGCTAATTCAGGCCTCAAAATCGTCAAATCAGATGGTTCTAAGAGGTGGACATTGTTCAAAGGTCGTACAACTTTCGGCAACTCATGGTCTCCAGCTGAACCCAATGTGATTTTTACATCAGTTGGACCTGTATTCGACTCTGTAAAAGCAACTGTTCAAATTGCG
Proteins encoded in this region:
- the LOC107825356 gene encoding uncharacterized protein LOC107825356, with amino-acid sequence MDTESLHGSIIFSTVGRTNYGFDIFCLKSPFSFLDSQLHSTQYPTEHRLTDGSSVNFNGQFVDEDQTLVFVSERSGSPRIYLQRPSQLKIEQLPDGSPDSLFLDRPLLGNKRLYYISAHQPPEQIFTSWSALYSTTLDDEKTAVRLTPYGCVDYSPAISQSGHLIAVASYGDRRWPGEFHDLTTDIVVFSESNPSKRTVVCQHGGWPTWSGDSTIYFHRQADDGWWSIFRVDLPEGLSTLQCADPVRVTPPGVHCFTPAAATHSSKAVIAIATRRPGKSHRHIEIFDVESHKFYPVTELLNPTIHHYNPFFSPEATFLSYHRFRGESSPGDATIPNLDPVISPTKGLRMLRLNGSFPSFSPSGDFIAFNQDFNANSGLKIVKSDGSKRWTLFKGRTTFGNSWSPAEPNVIFTSVGPVFDSVKATVQIARVSFDPLNLTNEDCAGEIPVEIKVLTKEETGNNAFPSCSPDGKHVVFRSGRSGHKNLYIVDAIKGELEGGEIRQLTKGPWIDTMPSWSPDGKLIAFSSNRHNPDNITCFSIYVVHPDGTGLRRIYVAGPEGSDEADKERLNHVCFSKDCEWLLFTANLGGVTAEPVSLPNQYQPYGDLYLVKLDGSGLQRLTWNGYENGTPAWHPSATTTVEVKRSLLVGDKLRGEFDDVLWMNC